CCGGCCTCGTCCAGCAGATCGACTACGAGGTCGGAGAGATCCTGAAGGCCCTCGAAGCCGCCGGACAGCTCGACAACACACTCATTATCTTTACCAGTGACCACGGCGACTATGTCGGTGACCACGACATGGCGGGTAAGGGGACCTACTATGAAGGCAGCTGCCATATCCCGATGATCGTGCGCGATCCGGTCAGCCCCGAAGGGGTCGACTGCGACGATCTGGTGACCCTCACCGACGTGACGGCGACCATGCTCGCCTACGCAGGTGTAGAGCCGCCGGCCGAGTGGGAGAGTACTCCTCTGCCGAAGCTGCCCTACATGGGGCGTGGGCGTCCGGATGTGCCGACCCGCAGCAGCGTGATCGGCGCTCTCTCCAATGCCCGCATGTATTTGTCCGGTGACTGGAAGTACTCCAAGTACGCGACCGGGGAGATGACGCTCTTCAACCTCGCTGAGGATCCTCAGGAGCAGCGTAACCGTGTCAACGACCCTGAATGCTTCAAGCTCGTGCTCGAGTGCGAGCAAGCCCTGTGCCGTGCGGAGATCCCGATGACGCAGGATGGGCACCGCGATAAGGTGGTTGAGATGGGGGATCACCTCTGGCGGAGTGAGTCCTTTGGGCGCGAAGGCTACGTCCGCACGTACCCCTATCCGTGGGATAAGTCGCATACCCCCTCCAATTAGTAAGTATAAGGCGGAGGCTTTGCCATTTATAGCCGGATAGTATTAATGTCTATCCGACTGCTCCTATGTGGCGCAGATGGCCGTGGCCGAGCGGAAATACATGCAGGTGGTTTGCGATAGTGGGATGGTGGGTTTTTACTAAACGAGTTTAGTAAAAAAGCCCTTGTTGTGGTATAGTGTTAGGGTCTATTTTACATAGACTCCAACAACAGCTTTAGCTCCCCAAACTAAAGCCCATCAACAGGCACTACTCATGTTTCTACCCCTCTTCACTCGATATCTCCGCTCTCAGATCGGGCGGGTTGCACTTCTTTCACTTGGTAGTTTCGCTCTTGCAGCTACCAGTCAGGCTACCGTGCTAGCCTACGATACGTTTGATAGCTACACCTCCGGCAGTTCACTTTCTGGGCTCGATGGCGGCTACGGCTGGGAAAGCAGTTGGTCAACGAATGTGACGACCGATGTCAGTAGCTCATCGAGCATCTCGTTTAACAATGGCAGTATTGTTCGTGGTGGTGGTAACTCTTTGGTTATTAGCTCACAGTCAAGCTCTTCCGCCATCACGCGTAGTATGGCGAGCGACAGTAGCACCTACACAGGCTCGACCTACTATACCAGCTTCATCTTCCAGGTTAATTACGGTACGGGTACGAGTACAACCGTCACGAACGTCGGTTATCAGGAGGGAAGCTCTTTCTTTGGTGTAGGTGTAGATAATGGTACGACTTCATCGGTGACCAGCCTGCCCCAAGGCGGCATGAACGGGGCCAGAGCTTTTGCACGCGTTAATGCAAGCGGTGTAACCGATAATGTTGATCAAAATCAGATTAAATACAATAACACCTACTTTATGGTAGTTGAGCATGTCTGGAGTGGTACGACGAACTCCTACAGCTCAGTGAACGTTTATCTTTACGATGAGGCGAATACCATCAGTGGTCAGGTTGTGTCCTACGACGGTACTGCCAGCGAAACCAGCATCGAGCAGTTGGCCATGCGCGTTTTCTATATTGGTGGAGGTGACCGCAATGGTGAGGCCTACACGAATGACGTCGATTTGATTTTCGATGATTTCCTTTTCGCCGACAGCTTTGAGAGCGCAACCGGGGCTATCCCTGAGCCGAGCACTTATGCGGCACTGGCTGGGCTGGCAGTCCTTGGCATTGCCGTCCTCCGCCGCAAGCGCCGCGGTTAAGCGTGGAGTCGGCAAGTAGCCAAGTTCACACTATGCCGAGGGGCGTTATTTTCCGAGGAGGAGTATCCGTTTTTTATAAGTCCGTAAATCGCTTGTTAAGATGCCTTTAAATAGGGGCTTCGACTTGCAGTTTCCGACAGGTTTGATATACTATTATCATAGTTTGTTCTAGCAGCCACATCACCTATGCATTGTGTGGCTTAATATCTGTAATATTCTACCCCACCCCTATTCCCCATGTTTTCCCCTCTTAAGTCATCCCTTTGGCGTACCCCTCTTACGAGAGCGGCGCTTTTAGCCCTTGGCAGTTTGTTCGTTGGAGCGACCAGCCAAGCTGCAGTCCTCGCCTACGACACTTTCGATAGCTACACGAGTGGTAGCACCCTTAGTGGGCTTAATGGGGGCTATGGTTGGAATGGCGCTTGGGCTTCCAGCGTGAGTACCGACGTCACCAGCTCCGAGAGCATCTCGTACAATTACAACGGCATCGTTCGTGGTGGCGGTAACTCTCTGGTGGTCAGCAGTCAGGCGAATGAAGCGGTTGCCAGAAGTCTGGCCGGCAACGCCTCTACCTACACGGGAGCCGACTATTATGTCAGCTTTATCTTTCAGGTTAACTACGGGACCGGGACCGGGCAGATTTCCAACAGCAGCTATTCCGAAGACAGCTCTTTCTTTTCCGTAGGTGCTGGCGAAACTGCTACGCAGGCTCCTAACCTTGCCTTGGGCGGGGTGATTGGGCCGAGGCCTGTTGCTCGTATCAACGGCACCGGCGCCTCGGGTTCGTCGGTTGCAGATTACAACACGACCTACTTCATGGTGATTGAGAACGTCTGGAGCGAAACGTACAGCGCCTACACCCAGACAAATGTTTACCTCTACGATCAGACCGGTGAGGTTGCCGGGCTTGCAGTCAGCACGACGAATACAGCTTCCACTCAGAACAGCATGGAAAAGCTGGCGATGCGGGTTTTCTACATCGGAGGTGGTACAAACGGGGGCGTGCCCTACACCAACGACGTGACGCTGACCTTTGACGATTTTCTCTTTGCCGATAGTTTCGAGAGCGCAACGGGAGCCATCCCTGAGCCTGGCACCTATGCCGCACTGGCCGGGTTGGCTGTCCTCGGTGTCGCGCTCCTCCGTCGCAAGCGCTCATAGTCTCCTCTAACGCTGTCGCGGATGCCTCATGGCTGACTGTTAATTAGTCAGTGCTTGGTGTTTTGTTTTTTATATCATTATGGGGTAGTATTTAGATGCATCATATTTGCATCTGTCGAGATCTCATAAGGCTAAGCATGGCATTCTGATTGGGGATATTTTACTTGCGGCTACGGGGGCTTAGTAATAGGTTTATAACGTACCTTTCCCATACCCCAACTGACCAACATTCTACCCCCATGCGATTCACCCAACTCCTTGCCCCCCTCCGACTTCCAGCGGCTCTGGTTACATTAGGCCTACTCGCTCCAGCGATCAGTGCGCATGCGGCTGCGCTGGCGTGGGATACCTTCGAAGATTACACAGCCGGCAGCTCATTAAATACCCAGAACGGTGGTACCGGCTGGACGAGTGCCTGGGAAAGCTCAAACGCCACCCAGGTATCATCCACGAGCATCTCCTACAACAGCGGCGGTATTGTCCGCGGAGGTGGGAACTCGATGGTGATCAGCACATCGAGCACAGATGCGCTTGTTCGTGACACTTTCACCAGCGGTCAGACTGGTAGCGACTTTTACGTCAGCATGATTTTCCAGGTCAACAATCCTGAGATGGGTGACACAGACAAAGTGGGGGCTGGCTACACGGACAGTGGCTCATTCTTTGTCATGGGTGCTAATAACAGTTCGGACACGGGGATTTCGGCACTGTCCCGGGGTGGCATGAATGGCAGCGAGATTAACTCGCGCGTCGCTGGCGATACAGCGAGTACCAGTAACAATACGATCTACTATTCCACGACGTACTTTTTAGTCGTTAAATACGGCTGGGATGCCACTGCCAACGCCTACAGTACCGTAGAAACCTGGCTGAACCCCACGACATCCACAAGCAGCGGAACTTCTGTCCTGAACGAAGCCGGAGCGGGTGGTTCGAACAACATCGTCGGTATCAAATCACGCGTCTTCTACGTCGGGATGAGCGGTTCTGATCCGGTATACGACAACACCACGACGTTGGCTTTTGACGACATTGTCTTTGGCGACAGTTTTGCCAGCGTGACCGGAGCGATTCCTGAGCCGGCGACCTACGCGGTCTTTGCCGGGCTGGCCATACTGGGCATCGCAGTTTTGCGGCGCCGGTATCGCTCCTGAGTGGCATGGCGGTTATCGTTACAAATTTTACCACGACGCGCACTGTTTGACCATTACGTAGATTCATCGTAGATTTAGGTTTCACCTCCTGTATTTTCCGCTCCATGTTTCACTCAAGATTCGTTTCCCCCCTATGTTCCCTTTTGGCACTGGGCGACATCGGCTACCAACACTGTCGTCGATGCTGGTTTGAGTTTTAACGCCGGTGGTATCGTGCGTGGTGGAGGCAACGCGGTGAACCTGACGTCCGCTAGCACCTATGCCATGGTGCGTGATGTTTTCGAGAGCCTCAATACCAGTGGAGCGGACTACTACCTGAGCATGGCTTTTCAGATCGTAAGTGAGTCGTCTACCGGCACGGTTGGTTCCGGGACCTCATACTTCGCCTGGGGCGCCGATGATGATGTGACTTACGTGCATAATCAGACCCTCGGCGGTACTAATGCATCGAACGTTATTGCCCGTGTGGGGGACGCTAGTGAGTATCGGGCCTCCACAGCGGCCAACCTCAAGTATGGAACGACATATTTCCTGGTCGTCGAGTATGGTGGCTGGGATTCAGGCGTCAATGGCTACACCACTGCGACCTCCTGGGTCTATGCCGACGATGGCGAGGGAGGCACTACCATTGTCTCGGCCACAAAGACCGTAGTGTCGGAGACGACGGGCTCGAAGGGCATTATCGGCCTGAACCTGCGCACGCATTTCATTACGGAAGATACCCACCTTTTGTTCGATGATATTGTCTTCGGAGACAGCCTGGCCAGCGTGACCGGAGCCATTCCTGAGCCGGCGACCTACGCGGTCTTTGCCGGGCTGGCCATACTGGGCATCAGCATTCTTCGCCGTAAGCGTCGCTCCTAGGAGAGCGTTTTTAGAAACGATTTTATGAAAAAGCCGCAGCCGAAACGTGCTGCGGTTTTTTTGTGCCTGTCGGATGCCACCCCTCAAGGAGCTTTGTCCTGTGCATTTAAGAGGGGCGGGGGAGAGGGCCGTCCCAGCTCTCGGTCTTCAGGCGGATGCCGCCCATCTCGCGCATCTTCTCGGGGAGCATGAGGTAGACCCAGACCTGTCCGAGTGAATCACCGTCGAGGTCCCAGCATTCGACACTGCGGCGTTGGTACTCGTTTTCGGCTTCAGGGCGCCCCTCGACATAGCCTTCGAGTTCGTCGAAGCCTTGCAGGGCCGCTTCATCCTGCAGGGTAAGCAGGACGCCCTGTGCCCAGCCTTCACCCTCCAGTAGCCCGGGATAACCGGGGGAGAGGTCGTAGAGCAGGCCACGTACACGGGCGGGCTGATGGGCGGCGACTTTCCCCTCCGCATAGCGGCCCCAGTAAAAGCCGCCGGGCTTGAGCGTGCCATAGACGAATACGCGCAGACCAGCGGGATTACTTTGCTTTGGAGCCATGCATGTCGCGGTTTTGCATTTGGCGGCCGGGGACAACGACCTCTGGATCGTCGTAGTTTTTCATCTGGCCGGGAGGTGCTGGCAGCAGGTTGGTGCCGGATTCGGTGGTGGCACTCAAAAAGATCATGACACGCTGTCCGCCGGACTGGCGGGATTTTTCCAACGGGATGAGCGGGATGCCCTGCTTGCCGTTGCTGCCGCTGGTTGTGCTGGAGCCGCCGATGGCGACGGTGCCGCCATCGGGCACGGTGATGCGGGTTGCGGCGCCACGCACGATGATGTCGTCTTTGCCGCCGCTGCGGCTGACCACAGGCGTCAGCATCACGTCGATATCGCCGCTCTCCGGTTTTACGCGTGGGAGCACCTGGAGGAATTCGCCGACGGGTACACGGGCATAGATGGTCTCGGGGTTGCCCCATGCATCTTCCTGCTGCCCGAGTGTGACAAACTGGTCCGAGGAAACCTGAAGGTAGGCGGGGTCGCCGCTCATGGTTGTCGCCTCCATAAACTGCTCGATGCGGCCGCCCTGGCCGGAGTCGATCAACTCGAGGGCGGCATCAAATTCCGAGCGCGGAAGCACCGTCTGCCTGGAAATATCGAGGCCGAAGCGTTTCTCCATGGCGGTGTTGATCTCGGCCACGTAGACGGTGAGTGAGACCTGCTTGAGGGCCTGATCCAGCTCGGCAAGCAATTGCCCGAGCTGTTCGAGCTGGGTGGAGGTGCCGTTGGCGATGATCGTATTCGTGCGGGTATCAACGCTGGCGCTGCCGTCGGGGCTCACCATCTGCTCAGCCACAGAGAGCAGCTCCTGGGCGTCACGGTTCTCAAGCTTAAAGAGTTTTACTTCAGTCGTGCCTTGCGCGAATGCACAGACGGGCAGCATCCATAGGGCCAATAGAGTCAGGCAGAGGAATCGCATGAGGTAGATGTTAAATCGCTGGCCTGCAATTTCAAGTATTTGGCGCTTTCTCGTTCTTGAGCAGATGGGAATGTTTGGAAAATTTTAGGGTTTATTGTTCATGCAATACCTATAAATATCATTAAAAGATGAAACACCGCCTGTTTCTACTTGGTATTCGATGTTACTATTACAACATCAAGCTTTGCTTATGGGTGAGCCGACGTATCCATAAGAAGAGCCTGAAGCGCTGGGCGTTTCTCTGTCTCTCGCCTTGGCTACTGCTGCGTTGGCTGGCTTTCGGTCTTTACGAGTGGGGAGTGGGGCGTGCCCTGGTGGAAAGGCAGAAGCGCCGTGAGGCGGGGATGGACTTTGAGCACGAGTTGTCGGTCGTCGCGATTGCCAAGAACGAGGGTTTGTATGTGCGTGAGTGGGTGGAGTACCACCGGCTGATCGGTGTCGGGCAGATTATCTTTTACGATAACGAAAGCACCGACGGGACGGCCGAGCTTTTACAGCCTTACATTCAGTCCGGGTTTGTGAAGTATCATACCATTGTAGGAAAAGCTCAGCAGCTGCCTGCCTACAACGATGCCGTGCGCCGGTACCGGGACACGACGCGCTTTATGGCCTTTATCGACCTGGACGAGTTCATGAAGACGAGGGTGGATTTTGAGCCGATCGGGGAGGTTGTCTCTCGATTGATAGAGGGCAGAAAGGGCGCGGTTGGCATTGGGGTTAACTGGCATGTCTTCGGAGGGGGCTTTCACAAGACACGCCCTGATGGATTAGTGATCGAGAGTTATACGCGCTGCTCCGAGCGTCAGACTCAGATGAATGCCCACATTAAGACGATTTGTAATCCGCGCTTTATCAAGGAGTACATCAGCCCGCACTTTCCGCTATATGTGCTGGGAGCCTCTGCGATCAGTCTCAGCGGTAAGCGAATCTATGCCTGGTTCGCCGATCCGCTTTGCGACCCGGTCATTCGCGTTAACCACTATTCGTGCAAGTCGGAGGAGGACTATCAGATCAAGATGGCTCGCGGCATGGGCGACCGTATCGGCTCCTACGACATGACCTCGTACCGCGCGATGGATCTGAATGACTGTGAGGACATCTCGATGATGGTCTATGCCTGTGTCCTAAAGCAGCAGATCTCTAAGGTCATGGAGCTATAGCCGGACGCCCCCATCGGGGCTGGCAATCCTGGAATCTCCAGCGGCAGATGCCAGGGGCTGGAATCATCCGCCGGTATCGGCGATCGCGATGGTGATCGGTTTGCCTTGTGTGATCAGCACTTGAACTCATGGGCGTTTAAGCTTATCTACTAGCCCCTTTTCACCATGAACCGCGTCCACATAAAGACCTACGGCTGCCAGATGAACGAGCGTGACTCGGAGGCGGTGGCTGCCATGTTGCGCACCCGCGGCTACAGCATCGTGGACGATGAGGCCGAGGCCGACGTCGTGCTGCTCAACACCTGCTCCGTGCGCGATCAGGCAGAGCAAAAGGCTATCGGCAAGGCCAGCCACCTCAACCGCCGTAAAAAGCGCAACCCGAACTTTCTCGTCGGCGTCATGGGCTGCATGGCGCAAAACCGTGGCTCGGATCTGCTCGACCGCCTGCCGGATCTCGACCTGCTGGTGGGCACCCAGAAGTTTCACGCCGTCCCGGACCACCTCGATAACCTGATCAGCAGTCTGCAGGGGCAGGGGCCGCGCCCCTCCACACTCGTAGACCTGGAGGCCGAGGAGGGCTCGCAGAACACGATCCGCGATCATGCTCCCGGCGAGCGCCAGGTGTCGGCTTTTGTCAGCATCATGCAGGGTTGCAACATGAAGTGCAGCTACTGTATCGTCCCCAAGACCCGTGGCCCCGAGCGCGGGCGTCCGATAGACGACATCGTGGCCGAGATCGAGCAGCTGGCGGCCAACGGGACGAAAGAAGTGACCCTGCTGGGCCAGATCGTCAACCAGTACGGTATCCGCGAGTTCCCGTTTGTGGACGGCAAGAGCCCCTTTGTGCAGCTGCTGGAGCGCGTCAACGCCATCGAGGGCATCGAACGCATCCGCTTCACCAGCCCGCACCCTTCCGGCTTTAAGCAGGACCTGATTGACTGCTACGGACGGCTGGAAAAGCTCTGCGAGTACATCCACTTTCCACTGCAGAGTGGCTCGGATAAGCTGCTCAAGGCGATGCGTCGCCCCTACACGGTG
This genomic interval from Ruficoccus sp. ZRK36 contains the following:
- a CDS encoding PEP-CTERM sorting domain-containing protein; translated protein: MFLPLFTRYLRSQIGRVALLSLGSFALAATSQATVLAYDTFDSYTSGSSLSGLDGGYGWESSWSTNVTTDVSSSSSISFNNGSIVRGGGNSLVISSQSSSSAITRSMASDSSTYTGSTYYTSFIFQVNYGTGTSTTVTNVGYQEGSSFFGVGVDNGTTSSVTSLPQGGMNGARAFARVNASGVTDNVDQNQIKYNNTYFMVVEHVWSGTTNSYSSVNVYLYDEANTISGQVVSYDGTASETSIEQLAMRVFYIGGGDRNGEAYTNDVDLIFDDFLFADSFESATGAIPEPSTYAALAGLAVLGIAVLRRKRRG
- a CDS encoding PEP-CTERM sorting domain-containing protein — translated: MSTDVTSSESISYNYNGIVRGGGNSLVVSSQANEAVARSLAGNASTYTGADYYVSFIFQVNYGTGTGQISNSSYSEDSSFFSVGAGETATQAPNLALGGVIGPRPVARINGTGASGSSVADYNTTYFMVIENVWSETYSAYTQTNVYLYDQTGEVAGLAVSTTNTASTQNSMEKLAMRVFYIGGGTNGGVPYTNDVTLTFDDFLFADSFESATGAIPEPGTYAALAGLAVLGVALLRRKRS
- a CDS encoding PEP-CTERM sorting domain-containing protein, encoding MRFTQLLAPLRLPAALVTLGLLAPAISAHAAALAWDTFEDYTAGSSLNTQNGGTGWTSAWESSNATQVSSTSISYNSGGIVRGGGNSMVISTSSTDALVRDTFTSGQTGSDFYVSMIFQVNNPEMGDTDKVGAGYTDSGSFFVMGANNSSDTGISALSRGGMNGSEINSRVAGDTASTSNNTIYYSTTYFLVVKYGWDATANAYSTVETWLNPTTSTSSGTSVLNEAGAGGSNNIVGIKSRVFYVGMSGSDPVYDNTTTLAFDDIVFGDSFASVTGAIPEPATYAVFAGLAILGIAVLRRRYRS
- a CDS encoding PEP-CTERM sorting domain-containing protein (PEP-CTERM proteins occur, often in large numbers, in the proteomes of bacteria that also encode an exosortase, a predicted intramembrane cysteine proteinase. The presence of a PEP-CTERM domain at a protein's C-terminus predicts cleavage within the sorting domain, followed by covalent anchoring to some some component of the (usually Gram-negative) cell surface. Many PEP-CTERM proteins exhibit an unusual sequence composition that includes large numbers of potential glycosylation sites. Expression of one such protein has been shown restore the ability of a bacterium to form floc, a type of biofilm.) → MNLTSASTYAMVRDVFESLNTSGADYYLSMAFQIVSESSTGTVGSGTSYFAWGADDDVTYVHNQTLGGTNASNVIARVGDASEYRASTAANLKYGTTYFLVVEYGGWDSGVNGYTTATSWVYADDGEGGTTIVSATKTVVSETTGSKGIIGLNLRTHFITEDTHLLFDDIVFGDSLASVTGAIPEPATYAVFAGLAILGISILRRKRRS
- a CDS encoding gamma-glutamylcyclotransferase family protein, whose translation is MAPKQSNPAGLRVFVYGTLKPGGFYWGRYAEGKVAAHQPARVRGLLYDLSPGYPGLLEGEGWAQGVLLTLQDEAALQGFDELEGYVEGRPEAENEYQRRSVECWDLDGDSLGQVWVYLMLPEKMREMGGIRLKTESWDGPLPRPS
- a CDS encoding secretin N-terminal domain-containing protein; this translates as MRFLCLTLLALWMLPVCAFAQGTTEVKLFKLENRDAQELLSVAEQMVSPDGSASVDTRTNTIIANGTSTQLEQLGQLLAELDQALKQVSLTVYVAEINTAMEKRFGLDISRQTVLPRSEFDAALELIDSGQGGRIEQFMEATTMSGDPAYLQVSSDQFVTLGQQEDAWGNPETIYARVPVGEFLQVLPRVKPESGDIDVMLTPVVSRSGGKDDIIVRGAATRITVPDGGTVAIGGSSTTSGSNGKQGIPLIPLEKSRQSGGQRVMIFLSATTESGTNLLPAPPGQMKNYDDPEVVVPGRQMQNRDMHGSKAK
- a CDS encoding glycosyltransferase family 92 protein — its product is MSRRIHKKSLKRWAFLCLSPWLLLRWLAFGLYEWGVGRALVERQKRREAGMDFEHELSVVAIAKNEGLYVREWVEYHRLIGVGQIIFYDNESTDGTAELLQPYIQSGFVKYHTIVGKAQQLPAYNDAVRRYRDTTRFMAFIDLDEFMKTRVDFEPIGEVVSRLIEGRKGAVGIGVNWHVFGGGFHKTRPDGLVIESYTRCSERQTQMNAHIKTICNPRFIKEYISPHFPLYVLGASAISLSGKRIYAWFADPLCDPVIRVNHYSCKSEEDYQIKMARGMGDRIGSYDMTSYRAMDLNDCEDISMMVYACVLKQQISKVMEL
- the miaB gene encoding tRNA (N6-isopentenyl adenosine(37)-C2)-methylthiotransferase MiaB; amino-acid sequence: MNRVHIKTYGCQMNERDSEAVAAMLRTRGYSIVDDEAEADVVLLNTCSVRDQAEQKAIGKASHLNRRKKRNPNFLVGVMGCMAQNRGSDLLDRLPDLDLLVGTQKFHAVPDHLDNLISSLQGQGPRPSTLVDLEAEEGSQNTIRDHAPGERQVSAFVSIMQGCNMKCSYCIVPKTRGPERGRPIDDIVAEIEQLAANGTKEVTLLGQIVNQYGIREFPFVDGKSPFVQLLERVNAIEGIERIRFTSPHPSGFKQDLIDCYGRLEKLCEYIHFPLQSGSDKLLKAMRRPYTVEKFRRILDAMRARCPDLWVSTDVIVGYPGETEEDFDMTCEVFEQIGFDMAFIFKYSVRPDTTAEALGDPIPAEVKDARNKLLLDKLQARSLARNQSLVGQTLEVLVEGPARRGENRFTGRTRGYRKVVFDGNERLVGQLVPVTIREATVTTLDGELVLSGVDADVAAL